A single Musa acuminata AAA Group cultivar baxijiao chromosome BXJ2-1, Cavendish_Baxijiao_AAA, whole genome shotgun sequence DNA region contains:
- the LOC135598925 gene encoding uncharacterized protein LOC135598925, whose amino-acid sequence MADNKENTSKNPDTIGLQKQWDEVLCPICMDHPHNAVVLICTSYEKGCRSYICDTSYRHSNCLDQFRKLRMSSSDSPSGSTSTILENVDSGRSRLGSPYTLESASFPGALGTRTDIETHGGYSFNDRTTTGLVEDLDNTGDRQAQDRYLASQVEANVSFDESGGGNAPEDNCLKCPLCRGVVLGWMIVKEARQYLDQKLRSCSRESCSYSGNYQELRIHARRIHPTTRPAEVDPSRQRAWRHLEHQQEYSDILSAIRSALPGSVVFGDYVINDGENLSGDRNAPWWPTLLLLHMISGPIGSSFDERRSSSRAGRARRRSSTRRYLWGENLLGLQEDDGWNSDDNILISRRRRRIMRSRRDEEQQP is encoded by the coding sequence ATGGCCGATAACAAAGAAAACACCTCCAAGAATCCAGATACCATTGGTCTACAAAAACAATGGGATGAGGTTCTGTGCCCCATCTGCATGGATCATCCTCACAATGCTGTGGTTCTCATATGCACTTCATATGAAAAAGGTTGCAGATCTTACATTTGTGATACAAGTTACAGGCATTCAAATTGCCTCGATCAATTCAGAAAATTGAGAATGAGCTCTAGTGACAGCCCATCTGGTTCCACCTCTACCATCCTTGAGAATGTTGATTCAGGGAGATCTCGCTTGGGCTCTCCTTACACCCTAGAATCTGCTTCCTTTCCTGGCGCCCTAGGGACAAGAACAGACATAGAGACCCATGGTGGTTACAGTTTTAATGATAGAACGACTACTGGTTTAGTCGAAGACTTAGACAACACTGGGGATAGACAAGCACAAGATAGATATTTAGCATCTCAGGTAGAAGCAAATGTTAGTTTTGATGAATCTGGTGGTGGTAATGCACCAGAAGACAATTGCTTGAAGTGCCCTCTCTGCCGGGGTGTTGTACTGGGTTGGATGATTGTTAAAGAAGCTAGACAGTATCTGGACCAGAAGCTAAGAAGCTGCTCCAGGGAATCATGCTCATATTCTGGAAACTACCAGGAGCTTCGTATACATGCCAGGAGAATCCATCCAACGACAAGGCCTGCTGAGGTTGATCCATCAAGGCAACGTGCTTGGCGCCACCTAGAACACCAGCAGGAGTATAGTGACATCCTCAGTGCCATCAGATCAGCATTGCCAGGGTCAGTTGTATTTGGGGATTATGTTATCAATGATGGGGAGAACCTGTCAGGTGATCGGAATGCACCGTGGTGGCCTACGCTTCTGCTGCTTCACATGATCAGTGGTCCAATAGGTTCATCATTTGATGAACGAAGAAGCTCTTCAAGGGCTGGGAGGGCTCGTCGGCGCTCCTCAACACGCCGCTACTTATGGGGTGAGAACTTGTTAGGCCTACAAGAGGATGATGGTTGGAACTCAGATGACAACATCCTGATATCAAGGAGGCGTAGGAGGATAATGAGATCAAGACGGGATGAGGAACAGCAGCCATGA